One Phaseolus vulgaris cultivar G19833 chromosome 11, P. vulgaris v2.0, whole genome shotgun sequence genomic window carries:
- the LOC137826267 gene encoding GPI-anchored protein LLG3-like has product MGSNTFFSSILYCFLLATLASAAPLISDDIFESGASTGRALLQAKKACAVDFENQNYTVLTSQCKGPQYPPKVCCEAFKQFACPFADEINDLTTNCAEVMFSYINIYGKYPPGLFANECKGGEIGLECSDVKTTNDTQTSDTIYVPPPHFTSLITTAFFLIFFFTSF; this is encoded by the exons ATGGGTTCCAATACCTTCTTCTCTTCCATTCTCTATTGTTTCCTCCTAGCCACATTGGCCTCTGCTGCTCCATTAATTTCTG ATGATATATTTGAGTCTGGGGCATCCACTGGTCGTGCCCTCCTACAGGCTAAGAAAG CTTGTGCAGTTGACTTTGAGAACCAGAACTACACAGTGCTCACAAGCCAATGCAAGGGACCCCAGTACCCACCCAAGGTGTGCTGTGAGGCTTTCAAGCAATTTGCTTGCCCTTTTGCTGATGAGATCAATGACTTGACAACTAATTGTGCAGAAGTTATGTTTAGCTACATAAACATCTATGGCAAATACCCTCCTGGCCTCTTTGCCAATGAGTGCAAAGGAGGAGAAATTGGTCTTGAATGCTCTGATGTCAAAACAACCAATGACACTCAAACTTCTGACACCATTTATGTTCCTCCTCCTCACTTTACCTCACTCATCACCACTGcttttttcctcattttcttcttcacttcatTCTGA